From Oscillatoria sp. FACHB-1407, the proteins below share one genomic window:
- the pyrF gene encoding orotidine-5'-phosphate decarboxylase, producing MLPSDRIIVPLDVSTDTEAIALIDQLPQVTFWKVGLELFVSSGSTVLTALKERQKRVFLDLKFHDIPNTMAGACRAAAKYGVDLLTVHITAGHTALTAAQTAAHEGASAAGHTPPQLLGITLLTSLNSRALAFELKIPLELPDYVVQMALLAQASQLAGVVCSPQEVAQLRQVCGDQFLLVCPGVRPTWADAGDQQRSLSPSAAIEAGADYLVIGRPITQSPDPVAAFQRICDELGSRE from the coding sequence ATGCTTCCATCCGATCGCATTATCGTTCCACTCGATGTTTCGACTGACACAGAGGCGATCGCCCTCATCGACCAATTGCCGCAGGTGACGTTTTGGAAGGTCGGATTGGAGCTATTTGTCAGCTCAGGGTCAACGGTCTTAACTGCGTTAAAGGAGCGGCAAAAACGAGTTTTTCTGGATCTCAAGTTTCACGACATTCCCAATACAATGGCAGGGGCATGTCGAGCGGCTGCAAAGTATGGAGTTGACCTGCTGACGGTTCACATTACCGCAGGGCATACCGCATTAACGGCTGCTCAAACAGCCGCTCACGAAGGGGCAAGTGCCGCAGGACACACTCCTCCTCAGTTGTTAGGGATTACACTGCTCACCAGTTTGAACTCACGAGCACTCGCGTTTGAGCTCAAAATTCCTTTAGAGTTACCCGATTACGTCGTGCAAATGGCGTTACTGGCGCAAGCCAGTCAGCTAGCAGGGGTGGTTTGCTCTCCCCAAGAGGTGGCTCAACTGCGACAGGTCTGTGGCGACCAATTTTTGCTCGTCTGTCCGGGGGTACGCCCTACATGGGCAGACGCCGGAGATCAGCAGCGATCGCTCAGTCCCAGTGCAGCGATCGAAGCCGGAGCCGATTATCTGGTGATCGGACGACCAATCACTCAATCGCCTGATCCAGTTGCGGCTTTCCAGCGAATTTGTGATGAGTTGGGGAGTAGAGAATAG